The proteins below are encoded in one region of Clostridiales bacterium:
- a CDS encoding metal ABC transporter ATP-binding protein: MEDIVKVNNLYFSYGAHTVLRRLDFYLRQGEFVAILGSNGSGKSTFLKILLGQLQADQGQIELFGQDIKRFKDYNRIGYVAQNSVSLCSNFPAKAIEIVGLGLYGAPSKNKKQQALKALEKLGMQDYAHSLVGKLSGGQKQRVMLAKALASNCDLLILDEPTTGIDSQTTEHIYQILKEKTTQEGKTVLIVTHDQECAARYCSRILCLGAGSLLYLTKEQVLLEQKYKHKHTMPEEDNGNI; this comes from the coding sequence ATGGAAGACATCGTCAAAGTCAACAACCTTTATTTTTCTTACGGAGCGCATACCGTCTTAAGACGCCTTGACTTTTATTTGCGCCAAGGCGAGTTTGTCGCTATCTTGGGGTCCAACGGCTCGGGCAAAAGCACCTTTTTGAAAATTTTGCTTGGGCAGCTGCAAGCCGACCAAGGACAAATAGAGCTTTTCGGGCAAGACATAAAGCGTTTCAAAGACTACAACCGCATAGGCTATGTGGCCCAAAACAGCGTAAGCCTTTGTTCCAACTTCCCCGCCAAAGCCATAGAGATAGTCGGCTTAGGGCTTTACGGCGCACCGTCCAAAAACAAAAAACAACAAGCGCTAAAAGCGCTGGAAAAACTAGGGATGCAAGACTACGCGCACAGCCTTGTCGGCAAGCTCTCGGGCGGGCAAAAACAACGCGTTATGCTGGCAAAAGCGCTGGCAAGCAATTGCGATTTGCTTATCTTGGACGAGCCCACTACGGGCATTGACAGCCAAACCACAGAGCATATTTACCAAATCCTAAAAGAAAAAACAACCCAAGAGGGCAAGACCGTATTGATAGTTACCCACGACCAAGAATGCGCCGCGCGGTATTGCTCGCGGATTTTGTGCTTGGGCGCGGGCAGCTTGTTATACCTTACCAAAGAGCAAGTGCTGCTCGAGCAAAAATACAAACACAAACATACAATGCCAGAGGAGGACAATGGAAATATTTGA